The proteins below come from a single Parageobacillus toebii NBRC 107807 genomic window:
- a CDS encoding YojF family protein yields MQPIDVWEVQAALNRFANQDVYIHLETTNGAYAAHHNEGFFSAGAYIRNGLIRFSRGKIVGNGPYRVGLKLDFGWVYAEGLTDWEMTEKGQLLLAGHDYEGRLAVALQLSHEPF; encoded by the coding sequence TTGCAGCCGATTGATGTTTGGGAAGTGCAAGCCGCATTAAACCGCTTTGCCAATCAAGATGTATATATACATTTAGAAACAACGAATGGTGCATACGCTGCCCATCATAATGAAGGATTTTTTTCTGCCGGAGCTTATATCCGCAACGGTCTTATTCGTTTCAGCCGCGGGAAAATCGTTGGAAACGGGCCGTATCGTGTCGGCTTAAAACTTGATTTCGGCTGGGTGTATGCGGAAGGATTAACAGACTGGGAAATGACAGAGAAAGGACAATTGCTGTTAGCCGGGCACGATTATGAAGGAAGGCTGGCTGTTGCACTGCAATTAAGCCACGAGCCATTTTAA
- a CDS encoding arginase family protein, which produces MSFQGNGITFLNFDNTYVSQKQLFHFPHEWIDFTDLAHTNLYCEPESLREIERRIRLRKQKGAVFIGNGNYHYVSYLLIQEIKEPFTLILFDHHTDVGTGDDPVISCGSWVSYALKHPYLKKVVMIGPKPSQQYLRLSSNITVFPIDHYDISPSMLFSVIPTHCIYISIDKDVLCRDDAVTNWDQGTMPLSFLLSCLRHLLFYKKVVGVDVCGEYPQASIDVFNPVCREANRKNEYANRCIIETCLHYTSTHPLPA; this is translated from the coding sequence ATGAGTTTTCAAGGAAATGGCATAACGTTTTTAAACTTTGACAATACGTATGTTTCGCAAAAACAGCTTTTTCATTTTCCGCATGAATGGATCGATTTTACCGATTTAGCACATACAAACTTGTATTGTGAACCCGAATCATTACGCGAGATTGAGAGACGCATACGTCTTCGTAAACAAAAAGGAGCGGTGTTCATCGGAAACGGAAACTATCACTATGTTTCTTATTTGCTTATTCAAGAAATAAAGGAGCCTTTTACTCTCATTTTGTTTGACCATCATACGGATGTTGGAACTGGGGATGATCCTGTTATTTCGTGCGGTTCATGGGTATCGTATGCGCTAAAGCATCCTTATTTAAAAAAGGTGGTTATGATCGGTCCAAAACCTTCACAACAGTATCTTCGTTTATCTTCTAATATTACTGTCTTCCCAATTGATCATTACGATATTTCTCCAAGCATGCTTTTTTCCGTCATTCCTACTCATTGTATATATATTAGTATTGATAAAGACGTGCTTTGCCGTGATGATGCGGTGACAAACTGGGATCAAGGAACGATGCCGCTTTCGTTTTTGCTTTCTTGTCTCCGTCATCTATTATTCTATAAAAAGGTAGTGGGTGTGGATGTGTGCGGTGAATATCCGCAAGCTTCCATTGATGTTTTTAACCCTGTTTGCCGCGAAGCGAATCGAAAAAACGAATATGCGAACCGATGCATTATTGAAACGTGTTTACACTACACATCTACACATCCCCTTCCTGCGTAA